The Hornefia porci genome contains the following window.
AAAGCTTTATTAAATTGATTTTTTGTAAACAGTTTTTCATACTCTTTGTTAACCCATTTCATTACAAAAGTTTCATATTTTTTTCTCTCTTTAAATGCCATTTTTGCTGGCTTTCTTTTTAATACAATTAATGCGCTATCCACTTTAGGTTTTGGATGGAAATAATACCTAGGAATTTTTGCTAATATAGAAATATCTACCTCTGCCATTAACAGCAATGCTAGTGATCTGTTTGTATCTAATAACCTTTTAGCAAAACCATATTCCACTATTAAATAACTTATTGTGGCTGAACTTTCAAAAACAATTTTTCGAATTATATTTGTGCTTATGTTGTAAGGTATGCTGCCAAATATTTTATATGGATTGTGGCTAGGAAATGTAAATTTCAGTATATCATCATTTACTATTTGATAGTTAGGATAATTTAAGAGCTTATTACGAGT
Protein-coding sequences here:
- the erm(G) gene encoding 23S rRNA (adenine(2058)-N(6))-methyltransferase Erm(G), which encodes MNKVNIKDSQNFITSKYHIEKIMNCISLDEKDNIFEIGAGKGHFTAELVKRCNFVTAIEIDSKLCEVTRNKLLNYPNYQIVNDDILKFTFPSHNPYKIFGSIPYNISTNIIRKIVFESSATISYLIVEYGFAKRLLDTNRSLALLLMAEVDISILAKIPRYYFHPKPKVDSALIVLKRKPAKMAFKERKKYETFVMKWVNKEYEKLFTKNQFNKALKHARIYDINNISFEQFVSLFNSYKIFNG